CAAAGTATGTTGAGTAGGGCTGCCATCGTTAGCTATCCGTTAAAAATTACTCTTTTTTTGATGCTGTAGTTAAGAACCGAAACCGTGATAATGGCAGCAATTTTACTAATCATTTCTGGAGAGAATGTGAAAAATTTAGCATCAAAATAACTTGTGAAGACGTAGTGGAAAAATATCTGGAACAATGCTAAACTTAAGATGGTTGACATTGCAGAAACTACCATGAAATAAACAAATTCTCGACTTTTGGAATATTTTCCTCTTTCAAAAACAAACCAAATACTCAAGAAATAATTGGTGATAATGCCACAGCTTGTTGAAAAAATATTGCTCAAAGGATATTTTATACCATATAGATTATATTCCCACGAAAATACTTTGGGAATGCTAAGGCTAAAGATTTTAAAGCTCCCGATCTCAACAATGGCACTCAGTCCACCGGCGATAATAAAAAATAAAACTTGTTTCTGTTTTAAAATCAATTC
This genomic stretch from Chryseobacterium sp. POL2 harbors:
- a CDS encoding GtrA family protein codes for the protein MKELILKQKQVLFFIIAGGLSAIVEIGSFKIFSLSIPKVFSWEYNLYGIKYPLSNIFSTSCGIITNYFLSIWFVFERGKYSKSREFVYFMVVSAMSTILSLALFQIFFHYVFTSYFDAKFFTFSPEMISKIAAIITVSVLNYSIKKRVIFNG